The following proteins are encoded in a genomic region of Galbibacter sp. BG1:
- a CDS encoding HEPN domain-containing protein yields the protein MQSFRTEIENPVVEKDIIELEKKIRLFKEGKVDEERFRSLRLARGVYGQRQEGVQMVRIKLPYGKVTGVQLLRICDVSDEYSRGRLHITTRQDIQIHYVSLDRTPELWAELEKSDVTIREACGNTVRNVTASPEAGIDPNEPFDVTPYAHATFQFFLRNPICQEMGRKFKMSFSSSDSDTALSYIHDLGFIPKIKDGKKGFKVMLGGGLGSQPRHADVMYEFLPADQIIPVIESVLRIFDRHGERAKRLKARMKFLIKDIGLESFLQLIEEEKLALSTHLYPISESDFEFDRSVVESISVPKVDLKDVEGYEKWRNSNVFQQKQEGLFSIGIKVKLGDFYTDKARKLAHLIKKYAADELRLTLRQDILIRHVKADLLPLFYLELKELGFVDLGYNSTADITACPGTDTCNLGIASSTGIADVLEDVLNKEYPQYINNHDVAIKISGCMNACGQHNMAHIGFQGMSIRTKDKLVAPALQILLGGGVLGNGDGRFADKVIKIPSKRGPQALRFILDDYQENKINGESFLAYYDRQEQKYFYDFLKPLSDTDNLTEDDFVDWGHDKRYVQEVGVGECAGVVIDLVATLLFESEEKIEKAQLSFNDSKWADSIYQSYTSLINTAKALLTAENKKTNTQAGIINQFDEVFVSPGKIPLNLSFHDLVYQIKINEPTEAFAKSFLADAQAFYKKADAFRRLELANADK from the coding sequence ATGCAAAGTTTTAGAACAGAGATTGAAAATCCCGTTGTAGAGAAAGACATTATAGAATTAGAAAAAAAGATTCGTCTTTTTAAAGAGGGAAAAGTAGATGAAGAACGCTTTAGAAGCTTGCGTTTGGCCCGTGGAGTTTATGGCCAGCGTCAAGAGGGTGTTCAAATGGTTCGTATAAAATTACCTTACGGAAAGGTAACGGGAGTTCAGCTGTTACGTATTTGCGATGTTTCCGATGAGTATTCAAGGGGAAGGTTGCACATTACTACCCGTCAAGATATTCAAATTCACTATGTGAGTTTAGATAGAACACCAGAGTTATGGGCAGAGCTGGAAAAAAGCGATGTTACCATTCGTGAGGCTTGCGGAAATACCGTTAGAAACGTAACGGCAAGTCCAGAGGCGGGAATCGATCCCAACGAGCCTTTCGACGTAACACCTTATGCTCATGCTACGTTTCAGTTCTTTTTAAGAAACCCTATCTGTCAGGAAATGGGACGTAAATTTAAAATGTCCTTTTCTTCTTCAGATAGCGATACGGCTTTGTCTTACATCCACGATCTAGGGTTTATTCCAAAGATAAAAGATGGTAAAAAAGGTTTTAAAGTAATGTTGGGCGGCGGGTTAGGTTCTCAACCACGACATGCAGATGTAATGTACGAGTTTTTGCCAGCCGACCAAATTATTCCAGTGATAGAAAGTGTTTTAAGAATTTTTGATCGCCATGGAGAACGTGCAAAACGTTTAAAGGCGAGAATGAAGTTTTTAATAAAAGATATAGGGCTGGAATCGTTTTTACAGCTTATTGAAGAAGAGAAGTTGGCGCTTTCTACGCATTTGTACCCTATAAGCGAGTCCGATTTTGAATTCGATCGTTCTGTGGTGGAGTCCATTTCGGTTCCCAAAGTAGATCTTAAAGATGTAGAAGGCTACGAAAAATGGAGAAACTCGAATGTATTTCAGCAAAAGCAAGAAGGCTTATTCTCAATTGGGATTAAAGTAAAATTAGGTGATTTTTATACAGATAAAGCGCGAAAACTAGCACATTTAATTAAAAAATATGCGGCCGATGAATTAAGGTTAACATTAAGACAGGATATTTTAATCCGTCATGTGAAAGCCGATCTATTGCCTTTATTTTATTTGGAATTGAAAGAACTCGGTTTTGTAGATCTAGGTTACAATTCTACTGCAGATATTACGGCTTGTCCCGGTACAGATACTTGTAATCTTGGGATTGCGAGCAGTACTGGAATTGCCGATGTTTTGGAAGATGTATTAAATAAAGAATACCCACAATATATAAATAATCATGATGTAGCCATTAAAATAAGTGGTTGTATGAATGCCTGTGGACAACATAATATGGCTCATATTGGTTTTCAAGGAATGTCCATCCGCACCAAGGATAAATTGGTGGCTCCTGCGCTTCAAATATTGTTGGGTGGTGGAGTTTTAGGAAATGGAGATGGTAGATTTGCCGATAAGGTTATTAAAATTCCTTCTAAAAGAGGGCCACAAGCATTGAGATTTATTTTAGATGATTATCAAGAGAATAAAATTAATGGAGAGAGCTTTTTAGCTTATTACGATAGACAAGAGCAGAAATATTTTTATGATTTTCTGAAACCTTTATCAGACACAGACAATCTAACTGAAGATGATTTTGTAGATTGGGGACATGATAAGAGGTATGTTCAGGAAGTAGGAGTAGGGGAATGTGCCGGGGTAGTAATTGATTTGGTTGCAACACTTCTGTTTGAGAGTGAAGAGAAAATTGAAAAAGCACAACTATCTTTTAACGATAGTAAGTGGGCCGATAGTATTTATCAATCATATACATCGTTGATAAATACAGCAAAAGCATTATTAACAGCAGAAAACAAAAAAACCAATACCCAAGCGGGTATCATAAATCAGTTTGACGAAGTGTTTGTCTCACCCGGAAAGATTCCACTAAACTTATCTTTCCACGATCTCGTTTATCAAATTAAAATTAATGAACCAACTGAAGCATTTGCAAAATCGTTTTTAGCGGATGCGCAAGCTTTCTACAAAAAAGCAGATGCTTTCAGGAGATTAGAATTAGCTAATGCAGACAAATAA
- a CDS encoding trans-sulfuration enzyme family protein, with protein sequence MSENNFETDAIRTQINRSEYLEHSAPIYLSSSFVFEDAEDMRASFAEEKERNLYSRFTNPNTSEFVEKICKMEGAEAGYAFATGMSAVFSTFAALLNSGDHIVSARSVFGSTHSLFTKFLPKWNIETSYFKVDEVATVEELIQPNTKILFAETPTNPAVDVLDLEFLGEVAKKHNLILIIDNCFATPYLQKPIDFGAHIVVHSATKLIDGQGRVLGGVTVGPADLIREIYLFSRNTGPALSPFNAWVLSKSLETLAVRVDRHCENALKVAEFLESHPQVNFVKYPFLKSHPQYEIAKKQMKKGGSIVAFEVKGGVEAGRKFLNAIKMCSLSANLGDTRTIVTHPASTTHSKLSEEDRMQVGISDGLVRVSVGLETVEDIIADLKQALA encoded by the coding sequence ATGAGTGAAAATAATTTTGAAACAGATGCCATACGTACACAGATAAACAGGTCGGAATACCTAGAACATTCTGCACCCATTTATTTGTCTTCCAGTTTTGTGTTTGAAGACGCAGAAGATATGCGGGCATCGTTTGCGGAAGAAAAAGAACGGAATCTATACAGTAGGTTTACCAATCCAAATACTTCAGAATTTGTAGAAAAAATCTGTAAAATGGAAGGTGCCGAAGCAGGATATGCTTTTGCAACTGGTATGTCTGCCGTGTTTTCAACTTTTGCAGCCTTATTAAACAGTGGAGACCATATTGTTTCGGCAAGATCGGTATTTGGCTCTACCCATTCTTTGTTCACCAAATTTCTTCCGAAGTGGAATATAGAAACTTCTTATTTTAAAGTGGATGAGGTAGCTACTGTAGAAGAGTTGATACAACCCAATACCAAAATACTTTTTGCTGAAACGCCTACCAATCCAGCGGTTGATGTTTTGGATCTCGAATTTTTAGGTGAAGTCGCCAAGAAACACAATCTTATTTTGATTATAGATAACTGTTTTGCGACCCCTTATTTGCAAAAACCTATAGATTTTGGAGCGCATATTGTGGTGCATTCTGCGACTAAACTAATTGATGGACAAGGGCGTGTGCTCGGTGGGGTAACTGTAGGTCCAGCGGATTTAATCCGGGAGATTTATTTGTTCTCCAGAAATACAGGACCTGCTTTGTCGCCATTCAATGCCTGGGTGCTTTCCAAAAGTTTAGAAACCTTAGCAGTAAGGGTAGACCGCCATTGTGAAAATGCCTTGAAAGTAGCTGAGTTTCTAGAGAGCCACCCACAGGTTAATTTTGTAAAATACCCATTCTTAAAATCGCATCCTCAGTATGAAATCGCCAAGAAACAGATGAAAAAAGGAGGCAGTATTGTTGCTTTTGAAGTGAAAGGAGGGGTAGAAGCTGGAAGGAAATTTTTAAATGCGATAAAAATGTGTTCGCTTTCTGCCAATTTGGGAGATACAAGAACAATTGTAACGCATCCTGCCTCAACTACCCACAGCAAACTCTCTGAAGAAGATAGGATGCAAGTAGGTATTTCGGATGGATTGGTGAGGGTTTCCGTAGGTTTGGAAACAGTAGAAGATATTATAGCAGACCTAAAGCAGGCATTAGCCTAA
- a CDS encoding bifunctional precorrin-2 dehydrogenase/sirohydrochlorin ferrochelatase gives MEAVERNELYPVFLKVNYLNTLIVGGGNVALEKLTFLLKSSPNANVQMVAPFFREETIAKANAHGVQMVEGEYEEKYLEGKHIAIATTDKEEVNVQVYNDCKKRNTLVNVADNPPYCDFYMGGIVTKGNVKIAISTNGKSPTTAKRLRQFFEEVIPENIDDLVQNLNEYRKTIKGNFEEKVEKLNEFTKSLVEK, from the coding sequence ATGGAAGCGGTAGAAAGAAATGAATTGTATCCGGTTTTTTTGAAGGTAAATTACCTCAATACACTTATTGTTGGTGGAGGAAACGTAGCCTTGGAGAAACTTACTTTTTTACTGAAATCGAGTCCGAATGCCAATGTGCAAATGGTAGCTCCTTTCTTTCGGGAAGAAACCATTGCGAAAGCCAACGCTCATGGGGTGCAAATGGTTGAAGGGGAGTATGAAGAAAAATATTTAGAAGGAAAACACATAGCCATTGCCACCACCGATAAAGAGGAGGTTAATGTACAAGTGTACAACGATTGCAAAAAGCGAAATACCTTGGTGAATGTGGCCGATAATCCACCTTACTGCGATTTCTACATGGGCGGAATTGTTACTAAGGGCAACGTGAAAATTGCAATTTCCACCAATGGAAAATCCCCCACGACTGCCAAAAGGTTACGACAATTTTTTGAAGAAGTAATCCCAGAAAATATCGATGATTTGGTTCAGAATTTAAATGAATACAGAAAAACCATCAAAGGGAATTTTGAAGAGAAAGTGGAAAAATTGAATGAGTTTACAAAGAGTTTAGTAGAAAAATAA
- a CDS encoding DUF2061 domain-containing protein: MILDKVLQGNRSKVSGNKSATSDKISRSIAKSVSWRIVGTIDTILISWFITGTISLALSIGLIELVTKMTLYFFHERLWERIKWGK, encoded by the coding sequence ATGATTTTAGATAAGGTATTACAGGGAAATCGCAGTAAGGTAAGTGGAAATAAATCTGCTACCAGCGATAAAATAAGCAGGAGTATAGCTAAATCTGTAAGCTGGAGAATAGTGGGTACCATAGATACCATTTTAATATCATGGTTTATCACGGGAACAATAAGTTTGGCCTTATCGATTGGTTTAATAGAACTAGTAACCAAAATGACACTTTACTTTTTTCATGAACGCCTATGGGAGCGAATAAAGTGGGGTAAATAA
- the thrA gene encoding bifunctional aspartate kinase/homoserine dehydrogenase I produces MTNELLHIPLKNYTTLNGVSQDLNLSYQIFGKPLHSAPIVMVNHALTGNSEVSGANGWWKDLIGGGKAIDTGYYTVLAFNIPGNGYDGFVIDNYKDFVARDIARIFLLGLEKLKIKKLYALIGGSLGGGIAWEMVALKPAITEHFIPVATDWKSTDWLIANCQIQEQFLVNSKQPVHDARMHAMLCYRTPESFKTRFKRTTNEELQVFNVESWLLHHGKKLQERFQLSAYKLMNQLLKTIDVTRDRPQHFNVLESIDANVHIIGVNSDLFFTAEENRETYKQLAQSSDRVRYGEIVSVHGHDAFLIEYEQLEKIIGGIFQSSLKDNKMKVLKFGGKSLANGKGINNVVEIIENKVKEGEKIAVVVSARNNATNELESILETAANNQDYQHLFDAFKKYQTEDYAQADLSIEFDRLEKLFSGVSLLGDYSTKIKDEVLAQGEIISAKLITEILKVKGVNANFTDSRELIKTDEKFGDAQPIEKVSKENVLRHFAQHNETTVNIITGFIGSNKNNETTTLGRNGSNYTASLLANFLDAGELQSFTHVDGIFTANPDLVPTAQRIEELSFNEANELANFGATILHAKTIIPLIEKNIPLRILNTFNHDNKGTLITANPKKEGIKSLSVLENVALVNLEGRGLLGKAGVDARIFNALGKKEISVSIISQGSSERGIGLVVNAKDATEAMIALEKEFENDFYSKDVNKISVVDDVSVISIIGQDLSSFHKPYNALIKNQVIPILFNNTVTGKNVSLVVKKSELHKAMNVIHGEIFEISKKINIAIFGHGLVGGTLIDQILTSASNIEERKKIKLNIFAVSNSRQLLLAKDGIDANWKDKIEASNHSAQVKDVIAFTKDHHLENLIAIDNTASKDFVENYKVLVENGFDLVSSNKIANTLDFSFYKELRALLEKNQKQYLYETNVGAGLPLIDTIRILHLSGENITRIRGVFSGTLSYLFNRFSAEEKPFSEILKDTIDKGFTEPDPREDLYGNDVGRKLLILARELDLQNEFEDVNIENLVPEKLRDKDVPEFLKSLGEFDAPYLEKKKNQQSGHVLRYVGDLHGDLQQDKGILDVKLVSVPADSVLGQVKGADSIFEIYTESYGDRPIVIQGAGAGAAVTARGVFGDILKLAEKG; encoded by the coding sequence ATTAGAAAAGCTTAAAATTAAAAAGCTTTACGCGCTTATAGGTGGCTCCCTGGGGGGCGGGATAGCTTGGGAAATGGTTGCGCTAAAGCCTGCGATAACCGAGCATTTTATTCCCGTGGCCACAGATTGGAAATCCACAGATTGGCTCATTGCCAATTGTCAAATTCAAGAGCAATTTTTGGTTAATTCCAAACAGCCTGTCCACGATGCGCGGATGCATGCCATGCTTTGCTACCGAACTCCAGAATCGTTCAAAACGCGCTTTAAACGAACAACCAATGAAGAATTGCAGGTTTTTAATGTGGAGAGTTGGTTGCTTCACCACGGAAAAAAATTACAGGAACGCTTTCAGCTTTCAGCTTATAAATTAATGAATCAGTTGCTAAAAACCATTGATGTTACCCGAGATCGTCCACAACACTTTAATGTGTTGGAATCTATCGATGCCAATGTGCATATAATAGGGGTCAACTCCGATTTATTTTTTACTGCTGAAGAAAACCGCGAAACCTACAAGCAACTAGCACAATCCAGCGACCGAGTAAGATATGGAGAAATAGTATCGGTACATGGGCACGATGCATTTTTAATAGAATATGAACAATTGGAAAAAATAATAGGAGGCATTTTTCAGTCGTCTCTTAAAGATAATAAAATGAAAGTATTAAAATTTGGAGGAAAATCGCTTGCCAATGGTAAAGGGATTAATAATGTGGTAGAGATCATAGAAAATAAGGTAAAAGAAGGTGAAAAAATTGCTGTGGTAGTTTCTGCCAGGAACAATGCCACCAACGAATTGGAGAGTATCCTAGAAACCGCTGCCAACAATCAAGATTACCAACACTTGTTTGATGCTTTTAAAAAGTATCAAACCGAAGATTATGCCCAAGCCGATTTATCCATAGAGTTCGATAGATTGGAGAAACTATTTTCGGGAGTCAGTTTGTTGGGCGATTACAGTACCAAAATCAAAGATGAGGTTCTGGCACAAGGGGAAATCATTTCAGCAAAACTAATTACTGAAATTTTAAAAGTAAAAGGAGTAAATGCCAATTTTACCGACTCTAGGGAGCTTATAAAAACCGATGAAAAATTTGGCGATGCACAGCCCATAGAAAAGGTTTCTAAAGAAAATGTATTACGGCATTTTGCACAGCATAATGAAACCACAGTAAATATTATTACCGGTTTTATCGGTTCCAACAAAAATAATGAAACCACCACTTTAGGAAGAAACGGAAGCAATTACACCGCTTCATTGTTGGCCAATTTCTTGGATGCAGGCGAATTGCAAAGTTTTACACATGTAGATGGTATTTTTACGGCTAATCCAGATCTAGTGCCAACAGCCCAACGTATTGAAGAGTTGTCATTTAATGAGGCCAATGAACTGGCAAATTTCGGGGCAACTATTTTGCATGCTAAAACCATTATTCCTTTAATAGAAAAAAACATTCCACTGCGTATTTTAAATACTTTCAACCACGATAATAAAGGGACTTTAATTACAGCAAACCCTAAAAAGGAAGGGATAAAATCACTTTCTGTGCTGGAAAATGTGGCGTTGGTGAATCTAGAAGGACGCGGTTTATTGGGCAAAGCAGGGGTTGACGCTCGTATTTTTAATGCCTTGGGTAAAAAGGAGATTAGCGTAAGTATAATTTCGCAAGGATCTTCTGAACGTGGAATCGGATTGGTGGTAAATGCAAAAGATGCTACCGAAGCTATGATTGCTTTGGAAAAAGAGTTTGAAAACGATTTTTACTCCAAAGATGTTAATAAAATCTCGGTAGTAGACGATGTATCGGTAATCTCGATTATAGGGCAGGATTTAAGTTCATTTCATAAACCATACAACGCACTTATAAAAAATCAAGTAATTCCAATTCTGTTTAACAATACAGTCACTGGAAAAAATGTGAGTTTGGTGGTGAAAAAGTCTGAGCTTCATAAAGCTATGAATGTGATTCATGGGGAGATTTTTGAAATTTCAAAAAAAATAAATATCGCCATTTTCGGCCATGGATTAGTGGGTGGAACGTTAATCGACCAAATTCTCACATCGGCCTCGAATATTGAAGAACGAAAAAAAATAAAACTAAATATTTTTGCGGTTTCCAACTCTAGACAATTGCTACTGGCTAAAGATGGAATTGATGCCAATTGGAAGGATAAAATCGAAGCGAGCAACCATTCAGCCCAAGTAAAAGACGTAATCGCCTTTACCAAAGATCATCATTTGGAAAATTTAATTGCAATAGACAACACAGCAAGTAAAGATTTTGTAGAAAATTATAAGGTCTTGGTGGAAAACGGATTCGATTTGGTATCATCCAATAAAATTGCGAACACCTTGGACTTCAGTTTTTATAAAGAGCTGAGGGCATTGCTCGAAAAAAATCAGAAACAATATTTATACGAAACAAATGTTGGCGCAGGGCTACCATTGATTGATACGATTAGGATTCTTCACCTTTCCGGAGAGAACATAACAAGGATTCGAGGTGTTTTTTCGGGTACGCTCAGCTATTTGTTCAATAGGTTTTCTGCGGAAGAAAAACCGTTCAGCGAAATATTAAAGGATACCATTGATAAAGGCTTTACTGAACCCGATCCGCGGGAAGATCTATATGGCAACGACGTAGGTAGAAAACTACTTATTTTAGCGAGGGAGCTTGATCTTCAAAATGAATTTGAAGATGTTAATATTGAAAATCTTGTTCCCGAAAAATTACGGGATAAAGATGTGCCGGAGTTTTTGAAAAGTTTAGGGGAATTTGATGCTCCATATTTAGAAAAGAAGAAAAATCAGCAGTCGGGACATGTGTTGCGTTATGTAGGTGATTTGCACGGAGATTTACAACAAGATAAGGGTATTTTAGATGTTAAATTGGTATCGGTACCTGCAGATAGTGTTTTAGGGCAAGTAAAGGGAGCCGATTCAATTTTTGAAATTTATACAGAGTCTTACGGAGATCGGCCAATTGTTATCCAAGGTGCAGGGGCTGGAGCGGCTGTTACCGCGCGTGGCGTATTTGGAGACATTTTAAAGTTGGCCGAAAAAGGATAA
- a CDS encoding homocysteine S-methyltransferase family protein: MKSISEELEKRILVLDGAMGTMLQRYKFTEDDFRGERFKDFEHPLQGNNDLLSLTQPKAIADVHAKYFEAGADIVETNTFSGTTIAMADYHLEDVVYELNYESAKIAKQVADEFTAKNPQKPRFVAGAMGPTNRTASMSPDVNDPGYRAITFEELRVAYKQQAEALIDGGVDVLLVETIFDTLNAKAALFAIEEVKEGRNIDIPVMVSGTITDASGRTLSGQTAEAFLISISHIPLLSVGFNCALGADQLLPYVKRLSQKSPFFISAYPNAGLPNHFGEYDQTAEEMQALIRSYMEENVVNIVGGCCGTTPEHIKLLAEIAKEYQPRKVLEESLN, from the coding sequence ATGAAAAGTATATCAGAAGAACTCGAAAAAAGAATTTTGGTACTCGATGGAGCCATGGGAACCATGTTGCAACGTTATAAGTTTACCGAAGACGATTTTCGAGGGGAACGTTTTAAAGATTTTGAGCATCCATTGCAAGGAAACAACGATTTATTGTCGCTAACACAGCCGAAAGCAATAGCCGATGTCCATGCGAAATATTTTGAAGCCGGGGCAGATATCGTAGAAACCAATACCTTTTCGGGGACTACCATTGCCATGGCAGATTATCATTTAGAAGACGTGGTATATGAGCTCAATTACGAATCTGCTAAAATTGCGAAACAGGTGGCAGATGAGTTTACTGCTAAGAATCCGCAAAAACCACGTTTTGTTGCCGGAGCCATGGGCCCCACAAACAGAACGGCGAGTATGTCTCCAGATGTAAATGATCCTGGTTATCGTGCCATTACTTTTGAAGAACTTCGGGTTGCTTATAAACAGCAGGCTGAAGCATTAATAGATGGAGGAGTGGATGTTTTGCTGGTAGAAACTATTTTTGATACGCTAAATGCCAAAGCGGCTCTTTTTGCTATCGAAGAAGTTAAGGAAGGACGTAATATAGATATCCCCGTAATGGTAAGTGGAACAATTACGGATGCTTCGGGAAGAACGCTGTCGGGGCAAACCGCCGAAGCTTTTTTAATAAGTATTTCCCATATCCCATTGTTAAGTGTTGGTTTTAATTGTGCTTTAGGGGCAGATCAACTATTGCCTTATGTAAAAAGGCTTTCCCAAAAATCACCTTTCTTTATTTCAGCATATCCAAATGCGGGCTTACCCAATCATTTCGGGGAATACGATCAAACTGCCGAAGAGATGCAAGCTTTAATTCGCTCTTACATGGAAGAAAATGTTGTAAATATTGTGGGTGGATGCTGCGGAACAACCCCAGAACATATAAAGCTATTGGCAGAAATAGCAAAAGAGTACCAACCGAGAAAAGTCTTAGAAGAAAGCCTTAATTAA
- a CDS encoding NAD(P)/FAD-dependent oxidoreductase, with amino-acid sequence MIKTDILIIGAGPTGLFTVFEAGLLKLKCHLIDALPQPGGQCSEIYPKKPIYDIPAFPEILAGDLVKNLLEQIKSFEPTYTLGERAETIEKLEDESFIVTTNKGTKHHAPVVVIAGGLGSFEPRKPQLENIAKYEDNGVAYMIKDPEVYRNKKVLIAGGGDSALDWSIFLADVASEVYLVHRRNEFRGALDSVEKVAELSKKGKVELITEAEVTELHGEDQLEAVTVKHLKNGASHIEVDNFIPLFGLSPKLGPIANWGLEIEKNAIKVNNAYDYSTNIPGIYAIGDVNTYPGKLKLILSGFHEAAVMCQSAYQRIFPDKKYVMKYTTVGGVQGFDGTKKEAKKEVVKSIV; translated from the coding sequence ATGATTAAAACAGATATATTAATAATAGGAGCGGGTCCAACTGGATTATTCACGGTATTTGAAGCAGGATTGTTAAAATTAAAATGTCATTTAATAGACGCTTTGCCGCAGCCAGGCGGACAGTGTTCAGAAATTTATCCGAAGAAACCCATTTACGATATTCCTGCTTTTCCAGAGATTTTGGCTGGAGATCTGGTAAAAAATCTATTGGAACAAATAAAATCTTTTGAACCAACTTATACATTGGGGGAAAGGGCAGAGACCATTGAGAAATTAGAAGATGAAAGTTTTATCGTAACTACCAATAAGGGAACCAAGCACCATGCGCCAGTAGTCGTTATTGCCGGTGGATTGGGAAGTTTTGAGCCTAGAAAGCCGCAGTTGGAGAATATTGCAAAGTACGAAGATAATGGGGTGGCTTACATGATTAAAGATCCAGAAGTTTACCGCAATAAAAAAGTATTGATTGCGGGGGGAGGCGATTCTGCCTTAGACTGGTCCATTTTCTTAGCCGATGTGGCTTCCGAAGTATATTTGGTGCACCGAAGAAACGAATTTAGGGGTGCGTTGGATTCTGTTGAAAAAGTTGCCGAACTTTCTAAAAAAGGAAAAGTGGAATTGATCACAGAAGCCGAAGTTACCGAGCTTCACGGAGAAGATCAATTGGAGGCGGTAACCGTAAAACATTTAAAAAATGGTGCATCCCATATTGAGGTCGATAACTTCATTCCTTTGTTTGGACTTTCACCAAAACTCGGCCCCATTGCCAATTGGGGATTGGAAATAGAGAAAAATGCTATAAAGGTTAACAATGCGTATGATTATTCCACAAATATACCCGGTATATATGCTATTGGCGATGTAAATACCTATCCAGGGAAATTAAAGTTAATTCTTTCTGGTTTTCATGAGGCCGCGGTAATGTGCCAAAGTGCGTATCAGAGGATTTTCCCGGATAAAAAATATGTTATGAAGTATACTACCGTTGGTGGTGTACAAGGATTCGATGGAACCAAAAAAGAAGCGAAAAAAGAAGTAGTTAAGAGTATCGTTTAA
- the cobA gene encoding uroporphyrinogen-III C-methyltransferase has protein sequence MQTNNQPKLTLIGAGPGDPDLLTIKGMKALQSANVVLYDALVNPQLLEHAPNASHIFVGKRKGCYAFQQEQINELIVSSAKNYGHVVRLKGGDPFVFGRGAEEMEYAISHGVESKFVPGISSALAVPAYQNIPITKRGSSESFWVITGTTKAHKLSDDVVLASKSNATVVILMGMSKLPEITALFKQQNKHELPVAIIQNGTTPEEKVGVGTIETIVDVVAKEELSNPAIILIGEVVKHREKLRKITQQVATV, from the coding sequence ATGCAGACAAATAACCAACCAAAACTGACTTTAATAGGGGCAGGTCCGGGAGATCCGGACTTGCTTACTATTAAGGGTATGAAAGCTTTACAGAGTGCCAACGTTGTTTTATACGACGCCTTGGTAAACCCGCAATTGTTGGAGCATGCACCAAATGCTTCACACATATTTGTAGGAAAAAGAAAAGGATGCTATGCTTTTCAGCAAGAACAAATAAACGAACTCATTGTAAGCAGTGCCAAAAACTATGGGCATGTAGTTCGATTAAAAGGAGGCGATCCTTTTGTTTTTGGTAGAGGGGCAGAAGAAATGGAATACGCTATTTCACATGGTGTGGAAAGTAAATTTGTACCTGGGATATCCTCGGCATTGGCGGTTCCAGCGTATCAAAATATTCCAATTACCAAACGGGGGAGTTCAGAAAGTTTCTGGGTGATCACGGGCACCACCAAAGCCCATAAATTATCCGACGATGTGGTATTGGCCTCAAAATCTAATGCAACAGTGGTTATTTTAATGGGTATGAGCAAGCTGCCAGAAATAACAGCCTTGTTTAAACAACAAAACAAACATGAATTGCCAGTGGCCATTATTCAAAATGGGACCACTCCAGAAGAGAAAGTTGGGGTGGGAACCATAGAAACAATAGTGGACGTTGTAGCAAAGGAAGAACTTTCCAATCCAGCCATTATTTTAATAGGCGAGGTGGTAAAGCATAGAGAGAAATTAAGGAAAATAACGCAGCAAGTAGCAACGGTATAA